The following nucleotide sequence is from Megalops cyprinoides isolate fMegCyp1 chromosome 6, fMegCyp1.pri, whole genome shotgun sequence.
CTATGTATCTCACCTCATCACTGCCTCCAATCATCATCACATATCTACTTCTTTTcaaccccacccctctcccaaGTAAGGTTAATGCTTTATCCATtaccccctccccaaaaaaaaattgttcccTCTTTTTACCTGTTTTAATAATGTCCTCTAGCCCTTCCAGACCATGTCACAGTATACATAGTTAATTGCTACAGAGTAAATTGCTGGAAAGGGTtccttgtgtttgtttccctgtCCCTTGCCTTTAACAAAGACAAACTGTAAATACCCCTAGTAAAGCTAACCGTTCCCTTGAGCTCAGGGACGTGGACtgcctccttcttcctctttgtttttaGGAAGTCACAGTAGCACGCTCGGCAGAGGGTGGTGGacggccccccctccccccctcttgATACGTTCCATTTTGGAAGATGCATCCAGtgagcgcggggggggggggggggtcgtgggAGCCCGCTCTCAGACCACGATGGGCGTGTCGGAGCAGACGGAGCTGATGGAGTCGGCGTCCGACTTCTTCCTCTGGCCCCTCTCCCGCCGGCCCTCCTGGTCCCTCTGGTGGTCCTCCTCGCCGTCGGGGTTGAGCTTCCCGTTCTGCCCCTGCAGGTCCTTGGGGTCTATGAAGGCCACGTGCCTGCTGAGGCCGGCCTTGGTGGCCAGGTCCTCGTGGGTGGGCGTGGCGCTGAGCACGGAGGAGTGGATGCTGTCCTCCTGCTGGCTCTTGGCCTTGCTGTGGCCCGGGCAGCAGAAGCAGCGGCAGGGTGTCAGGTACAGGTATATGAGCACCAGGATCACGCTGGCCAGGCAGCCCACCAGCGTGGTGTAGGCCGTGTTGAGGGTCTCGCCGCCGCCGCTCAGGGTGAAGTTGTTCACCTTCACCGTCACGTACAGGGTCTCGTTGAACACCTCGCTCACCGCGAAGCACGTGTAGACCCCCGAGTCCTCCGCCCGCACCTTGCTGATCTCCAGGCTGCCGTCCGCCAGGACCACGGCGCTCCGGTTGATGCCGGGGCCCACCAGCACGTTGCCGGGCATCACCCAGGTCTTGTGCATGTCCCGGTGGCGGGTGTCACAGCTGAGGACCAGCATCTGGTCCAGGTAGGTCTCCTCGTCCGCCGCCTTGACGGTGCTGCAGTTCATGTAGCCCCCATTGAGGTCGAAGACTGGCACCGTGGTCTTCTGCGGGCCCGGCAGCACGCAGGTGTAGTCGTCCTTGAAGTCGACGGCGGAGCTGAGCCGGCGGATGTGCCAGTGGGCCAGCATGTTGTAGAGCTCGCAGTCGCAGGCGAAGGGGTTGTTGTGGAAGTAGAGCCCGTTCTTGATCCAGGCCGGCAGGACCTTGAGCTCCTGAACGGGCAGGACCTTGACCCGGTTGGAGGAGACATCCAGCAGGCTGAGGTTCTTCAGCCGCGTCTTCTCCTTGACCAGCTCCAGCGGGAAGCGGGACACCTGGTTCTGGCTCAGGTAGAGCTTCTGCAGGTTGCCGAGGCCCGAGAAGGCAGAGCGGTCAATCTGGGAGATGTGGTTGTTGTAGAGCAGCAGCACCTCCAGGTCCTTCAAGGGCTCGAAGATGAACTCGTCCAGCTGCCGCAGGCTGTTGGAGGACAGGTCCAGGTAGCGCAGCTGGGTGACGTACAGGAAGGCCTCAGAGGAGATGAAGTTCATGCCATTGTGGCTGAGGAGCAGGTTGTGGAGCTTCCCCATCTTGACCGTGGTCCACTCGGCCCGCAGCCGGCTGATACTGTTGTAGCTCAGGTCCAGCACGGCCGTGTAGTTGGGCAGGGAGGTGGGAATGCTGGTCAGGTTCATCTTGGAGCAGCTGACAATGTTGCTGGCGCAGATGCACGTCTTGTGGCAGTTGAGGGTCGAGCCCGCCACCCACGGCAACAGCAGAGCCAGGGAGAGGAACCTGAGCACCCCTCGCAGGAGGGCGCCCGTGGGGACGCGGGGCAGACTGAGCGGTCGCTCCCCCGCTGAGAAAGGAGCGGGCATGGTGGTGGCCATTCTCTGTGCACGAGATTCCACAATCAGCCAAATCTCACAAAGCAGCGTGGCGTCGCGGTCCGCGGGGCTCCTGGCATCGTAAACGGACTGCCGTGAAAGAAGCAAAACCGAACATGCAGTCTGTCAGACAGCGTACATTGCTGGAATTGAAATAACATTGTCATGGTTACATCActccaatcccccccccccccccccccccccccaccaccacagctcccaaacacatacacacataccacacacacctgagacacTTTTCATTTAAGTTACAATTGCAAACGTGATGTTTGTGGCGATTCAACAATAACACATGCAGTGAGAGCCAAGACAAGCATGCGAGCTGCAAAACAACGACAGGTCTCAATCACAGTAGGCTAATGTGCACGTGCTGCTCCCCCGCGGGAGTGCTCATACTGTCCACTGAACAAGCACGTTTTGAGCTGGTGCTTGCAGGAGGTGTAAGTGTTGCATTGCACCATTTTGtatatgcacaaaaacacacatcaccCGTCCCTCTAACTGGCGTTTAAATTCACATGACGGTCAATGCGGTAAATTACCCTAAACATCCACTATAGGTGCACGTTATTTTGCAGGCTAGTTTGATTTAAAGTTCGCTCTGCACGTCTGTTTACCCTTATCACCTAAACACCGAGTTCGGAGATTCACGAATGGAAGCCCGCATCCTACCTGCTTTTTAACAAAACACGGAAATCCTACAACCAGCCTCAGcgaaacacaaataaataatataaaactgGTAGGCTAAATACCATATCAATTAATAACACGTATTACTGACGATGAAATTACGCAAGAACAAGATGACGGAAAGAAAAGCAAACGCATCTATTCCAACCATCCCTTAAATCCCATGTACTGTACCTTGTGCCCTTTGTAGCAGATAATCGACTTTCggaaaacataaaataaatccCCGGCTGATTGTCTTGATTGCAAACCACGGCACACGGGGCCTGGTTTATTGGTTTACCTTCTGTTGCTTCTCAGGACAAATGTGATCAAACCCGATGGCGATACATGAAATCCGGTCAGCGCTTCTTCATGCTCAATCACCGTGGGCTCACAAGCGAACGTCCCTCCCCTCTGAATTGAAACAAAATGGTCAAAACTGCCGTTTAATGAAACGGCGACAGTTCAAGTCGGCAGTGGTGTTTCTTATCGGAGATCGAAAGCGCTCCAGCTGGCAGCTAGTGCCGCAACAAGGCTATTGGGGCTTACGTGTCTTTTCAGTAATAGAAACAGCAGTCCGCAGTCCCTCAACATAATGCAGCTACCGATGAGAGTGTATCAACCAGCGCTAGCGGGACACccttcagcacagagcacagtgaagGGCAATCGCAGCTCAGCAGGTGCCTTTCCAGctgctaattaaaaaaaatcaaaacaaattccGCTGATCTTCTCCAGTGTTGCATTGAATATGATCTGGGAGTATAACGTCTTTCCTCAATTCTTTCATATCTATGTAATCAGGCTTGTGAGCGGAAAGTGTTTATCCGATAAACACTAAATAACAGTCGGCGAGAATAATTTCTGTAACCTATAGGACGGACGCGCGTTTTCCTCACTGCGTCTTTCGCTGCGCCCAGAGCCAGCGGCAGCCGTGTAATGCTATAGCCACGGCCAGCGCAGAGGTCCTCACCTGCGTTCTCCTGCTCTTCTGCAGTTTTCATAAGCAGGTCGTGTTCCCGATTCGACGGCTGCGCTTGAGTATAACATTTTCTCATGTGTACAGTGAGGAACCGGAGACGTCGCGTGCCCAGCTGAGCATTGCCGTGTTACCTGACAGCTGGAAACGATTTCAATGTATAGAGCACTAATAAACTGCTCTCTGACGgtgaacagaaacagaaggttttttttttttccaagattcattcattttacaatggACCACAGACGAGTGTGCGGGACCAGATCTTGGCCGATTTGCGTTAACATAAGTGTAAGCTTATGAACacttttgttttactttatagTTGCGTTCACCCCACTGCGCAAAATTAATTGCAGGGGGCGTTACTCTGATAAACCCCTTAAGAAAAGTAGGAAAATAAACTAATACACGAACTGTTTGAACTGTTTATTGATTTGACTGGCGCGGCCGCACGCATTTGAGCCACCTGGTTTTCTCGGTGCCGGGGGCTTGTTCATCCTTCCCGTCCGTGCTGGCTTCTGCGTGAGGCTGTAATTACACTCCCCgtctacattacattgtttagATTTCAGACATCCTATTTTTGAAAGGTCGGTATACTGTTGTCACAAAACCATATACTCGAACGTATAACGGAGCTCGGGTTACATGATGCGGAACtggaaatataattttgttttcagggAGAGCGATTTGTCATCAGGCTGATTTAATTGCACGGGTTATTAGAGTCGTCCTCTTCTGTACGTATAAGCTAAGAATTATGTTCAtgataatgttattattattattattaatattattattattattgttgttagtagtagtagtagtaatagtagcaATAGTAGTAAAAAATCAGAAAGGTATTACAGTGATCCAAAACAGCTATTTCACTAAAACCATCCAAGAGGACTGGTTTGCCCTGACATCCATGGTAAATTGCTGTTAGTGAGTAGCGTGGTAATCTCTTGGGTCCAGCGGCCATGTGTCAGGAGCTCCTTGCATTGCAGGCTTAGGCCTCCGCCCGCCTCTCCGCTTGGCACTCCTcattacagagatggatggggGGGATGTGGTCTGCCGATTGCCTGGCATCCCGTCAGGGAGCACATTTCAAACCACAGATGTCAGGATTAGCTCTGCCCTTTGGAGCCATCTAGGCTTGGACAGTGCGTCTATGGTAAGGGGACACCAGACTCAGGAGTTAGTATTGATCCTGCTCTAGGGAATGGTTTTGCGAATCAGTTCAGAGACGTGAGGACACATAGCCTACCCCCCTTTCGGGATATTACTAACATCTTTATCAAAAAGGCTGAGCAGCAATCCGAAcagcaaaataattacaaatctCAGTGGGCTTTTATAGCACACGGAATGTGTTCTGTAATTTCACATTCTGAAGCCCCAGTTTTGTCATTAATTAGGAAAAGAGATCAAGCATTCTCAAAGGGTATTTAAAACAAGCAGATTGTGTCTGAACGACATTTCACCACACAATAATTTCGGAGTTGTAGACAGTCGCTCCGCTGGCTTTAAAAAAGCTGACTGTTCCTGTGCTAGTCCCTTAATGGTATCTTGGAGTACTGCTAAGAAATGTAATTATGGTGCTTTTATATGAGGCAGTGTTACGTGTGCCACTTTCTAGAAGTGGTGCCCACATTTGTGCATTAACAGCTACATTAAAGAGCACCCTAGTTTTCATGAGAAATCAAAGGTAGTTTCCTTTTAGGCAGtcagttttttgtgtttagGTAGCCTGGGTACCATCAGGTTGTTTCATGAGTAGGTGAAAGTTGTTTCCCTGATcctagagtttttttttttccacagtgttaCAGAACATGCAGAAGCTCTGTCATCATATGTATCCTCCTCCTGTTCTCACTGTTGTTATGCCAGTAACACCACGCGACACAATCAGTTAAGAGTTAGGCCTACTTCCCATTTGCATGCGAGCTCACATTGGAGCATTTGAATGGTGCCAAACTGAAGCAAGCCACaacgcattcacacacaactGGTTTAGCAATACAGCTTAGCTGCACCAGACTTGCTCCAGAGAGGCCAACGCGAAACCGCCCATCATTGTCCTTTTAGTGTTTTTGCTCTGTTCTGTGCTTTCCCTTCCAGCAGGGAAGGGGAATCCGCACTGATGAGCGTGAGCGTGTTCATCCCGCCTACTTCCATCCTGTCGTGCAGCGGCAGATCTCATCATATTCCACCGCGGATCCCCAGCAGATGCTTCTGACGGGTGTACTGTGCTGACCGTGGTGCACAGAGACCCCTTCTCTTCAGCAGGCGGTAATATTAACCATTATAACATTATATCCTGCAGTCGCATCCGTCTACCTGCAGATGGCGTTTGGTGCAGGAGGGGTCATTTCGCTGCAGGTCGCGCCTTCGCCCAGCCCGCCGCTGATGTGGACCTTTTCAGATTAAGGTTATTCCTCTAAACGGCCCTCCCTGGGTGTTTATCTCTCCCATGCAGATGAGAACAGGCTATTCAGCGTTTGCAGAAGGAGGACCTCGAGTcctgtgtatttgtatgcatgcatttcccCCCGGGGTGGTGCGATTTTGTTATGAATGCTTTCATTgtcatatttctttttgttgccGGTTCACTGCAGACATATTATCAATGACAGCGGGCTTTGATATCTGTGTACCTGCCACAATTTCCTATTTATGGAATGGAACAAGAAAGTGGGAGACAAGCAATGGATTGCTCCAGTAATGATTTGCCACAGTAGCAATctatatgtactgtacaatgGATGTGATGTGCATCAGCTGTTAGGTGTATGAATGTCTGGGTCTGGCCATCTTAACAGACAGCTCCATCAATATGATGACCTTGAAAGCCTTTGTGAACCATGTCTCAATCATCACTTTTCTTCGAAGCCTcctttgtttaaaagaaaacatagtTGTACAGATGCCCTAAACATTATTACGTGTCGCTATATGATcaagctgttgtgttttttttttttggctgcagaTATCTCAGTTGTTCTTATACTTAGAATCATAAGCATCTGTGCAGTGTTACTCAGTGTTATTCTTACTTTCAAAAGGTTGTACCAGCAAAATTTGTCACACATTAAAAGTTGcacttacaaaaacacatttggatTTTAAAGCTACAGGTTAAATTTTTTGTTCTGCTTCAATGAATTTAACAGTGTCACTGAATGccaacacatttcacaacaaaACAGTCAAAGCTGTCACAAGCCTATTTGCTTGTAAATATCAGAATTGTAACCCCTTATCTGTGACTGCAAGAAATACAACCCTTTTATACTGGAATCCATACACACAGATGGAGTGAGCAAATGCACACTGAAAAATCTGATGGCAGTCAGTATAAGAGAGCAAAGGTTTTTCACTTGATCAAGTCATTTTCTGCAGTTCTAACTTCACAGCAGCAAGGGGGGAAAGCCATAAACAGATTACTTGTACATTTGTTCTTCTTCCAAAACTCCTCCCcacttcaacccccccccctcccccaatcttaaaaaaacaaatacagatttGTTGTGATGAAGAGTAATTGTAGCGGGGCCCTCTAGGTGATTGGAGGAGACATCGCACTCCTCAAGATAGGAGTTAATTGCATGTCAAGCCGGCGGTAATGAGCCAGGGTCACCTTGGACACAGGAATTGGCTGGAGGGAGCTGCATGATTTATGTCGGCAGCTCCCTTATTTCCTCACCGTCTGCAGTGCTTGAGAGGCGGAAATCCGACTGCTCCACAGCGCTCAAGGTGAACGCGTAAAAGGGGCAGCTGATGGCGGTGCAAGTCAATCCCCCAGTGACCCTCTGCAATTGTTATTTCAATTACAAAAGAACACATCAGTTCCTCAGATTCCGCATCCTGGCGTATCGGGATTCCAAACTATACAGCACCGTTTACATTAGAGTCAAGAGAAAATTCCAGTGTAATGAGGAATAATGATGATAGGGAAGAGCCTCTCTGCGTTATCTCTGATGTACAACTCTGAATGTTAGATGGACAAGATGTCACTGGAGCTTTCAGAACAAGAGATGATGTGTGCTTTGACCACGGGTGCAGTTGTCATGGAAGCCAAGGTCATTCTTAGgtgttgctgtgctgtcaggaaaaaggagtggagagagggtggaggggaagggacaggaggagtgaaagagagagagtgagagtgtctgtatgtgtatgtgtataagtgtacgtgtgtgtctgtgagtgtatgcgtgtgtttctgattgtatatttgtgtctgtgagtgtcagTTAAGTATTAAATTAAGAGgtgaaatttaaataatgtttttaggatgttgttttagtttagtttaaaaCATTCATTGAGATTTGAACAAAGCAAATTATGCATTGTAAATACATGGCCATGAGTTTAAAAGGGAATAGCACATTGCCAAAAGTGCCTTATTGCCttacaattattattacaattattactgTGTGCATTAGCCATAgcttttcttcctgtttcttGAAATGCTGGAGGTCCCACTTACTGTAATACAGTAAGACCAAGAGTGAAAGAGTATGAAGAGTGAATTccaaaaggaaacatttaaGACTAGGCTGGGAGTCCTCACTGatatgaagcatttttttttctttgggatGGTCATAGTggagggagagcgggggggggggggggtggaactGAGCCACTGACAGCAAGGACATGCTTGTGTAATTATGGATCGCCGACGCGGCAGTTCGGCAAACACGGGTGCTTTGAAAACAGCGGCCAAAACCTGAGGACGCACAATTGCGCGGAAATCTCAGCCAAGCCAGGTGCCCtgcttctgcctctgtctgcttgCCAGCGCGTTGCCAGGGTGTCTGCGCTTCGCGGGATCCCCCTCCTGTGTGCGCGAGCCCCGTCATTTCCGTGGCGTCGGTAaatatgcactgtaaatatttcCCTTTCTCTGGCAAAGAGAGAGACTTTCGATGCCCTTTAGTGAAACAACGTGTTACAATTTCGCACGTAGCCGcgagcaggggaaaaaaaaaaacaaagctctctGTGTTGACTTTGCCACGCACCACgcaatggagggagggagagagatggaggagagaacagagagaggagaaattgCTCAGATTTTGATGTAAGAAGTGCAAtgtaaagaaagagaaggaagtcATTTCTGAATGCAACGTTTTCATATGAaagggagagggcagagagggaaggtgATACACGGGGGTAGAATGGAGCcagacagagatggacacaaagtgagagagtgtggagagGCTTCATGGCTTCACATGCATGTGCGGGCTCTCATGAGGTTAGCAGGGCTGGTGAGGATTGGGTTTTCCCTGGGGTCATGTTTTTAATGGATTACAAACAGTTCCCAGGagagtttttgtgtgtgtgtgtgtgtgtgtgtgtttgttgttgttttttttaatgtggacTTAAATAAGGAAATTAaagtcagtgtgtttgtgtgcgtagGCCTACACCTCACGGGGATGACACCACTGTTTAAACAAGATACCATTGTTTTCTCTGTAAGCTGTGCACGAAGACCAAATCAAAGGACaacaggagaggcagaaaaCCCATTTTGTCATCACGTTTCCATGTTTCTCATCCCAGGCTGATATTTTAGAATGGTTATGGCTGCCATTCTGTGCATCGTTACTAGTAGATATGCAGTTATGGTATTACAGTATGTAATATAGTTTATTCAATGGTATAGAGGAATTGTGATACCTGCTGAAATAACATGCTCCTGCCATCAAAGTAATTCGTTTTTTAACATATGGCTGAACTGAATGCTGACAGTGACTTAAGACTTGCTGGGAAGTTATTCTGCTTGGTCACGTGTGCAGGATAAATGTCCACAGATGGCAGAGCTGAAGAGGAGAGGCCTGAGATGCTCGCAGTAGCCGACACTCGATCACAAAGGGAGGCGACCTTGCGCTGCGAGTTTTCATCAGCTCCTCCCGCGCTCCGATGTGCAGAACAAATGAACTGacgcacacaaatacagccCCAGCGCACTGTGGCAGAATTTTCATGATTCAAGGCTTTCGCTGAGCTACAGTAAGgtcatttcattccttttttattcGTCTGGCAGACTCTGTCACCCAGCGTGACTCTGTAGGCTGCTGAGGCAAGATACATAAGCGTCGCAGTAAATACAAAAGAATTGGTACGGATCCGCAAGTAACATCGATTATAAGGCATCAGGCTAAAAAAACGTTATAAACACAGAGTCATACAAAGCACTTTTAAGGATACACTCTGCACTTACAGTGGTCATTAAAACCTTATATTCTGATAGCATAGACATAGTGCCTAGCAATGATTCCTAAATGTGACACAGTCAAAATAAGGCAAGATTTCAAGCGCAGGGAAGCCCTGGACCTTGTGGTCAAGTGTCAGCGGGTTTGTTGATCTTGTCAGAGTATCACTGTAAGCAAAATGTTGCATCTATGTGAACTATTATTAAATGGCCCCTGaaacacatatttaatatatcacATATACTGCACACCTATTTCTGTGTGGCAtagtgtaaatattttgaacaaaataccCATACTTGGGCCCTAGTGGGAATATGTGAGAAACCCCTGTTTGAGCATGGGGGGCATGGCTGTTCCCACATTTTTGGTCTCTGTCAGAGCTACCCATTGTCTCTGATGGCCTGTGAGACAATCGAGACCTTAAACCATGGTGGTGTCACTTGCAGTAACACACAGCTGAACCCTAGATGTTGGTTTTGCCATGGTAAAGGCATCCATGGGCAAATAACCACAGCTGGCACAACCCTCCAAACTGTACCAGTCGTTAACACTATATTCAACGCTATGTAACACTATATCAGATTATAGCAAAAGTGTCAAAAGGAAAAttagaaaaacacaggaaagggctacagaaaatgaacagtacAGCAGTTTATTAATTCTGTTTCACAGAAGCATCAGAATTATGAGTTTAATAAAATCTCATTCGATCTTTTCGGTTCGTTTTGTGACCTCtgtgaaaaatgttcaaaaatccTAATTATAAAGCCCCTAGCTGTCTGTCAGGACTCAAAGAGGTCTTCAGATGATGAGAAGATGCTTCAGATGATTAGTAAATTTGTGCTTCCATGGTTCCCTGCTTTCTAGTGTGTTGCCCGGCGACGGTTAGCAGCCTCTTGTTTACCTTGGTGGTTCTGaagcctgctgtgtgtttgcctgaGCTGTGCACTGACCCAAGATCAGCACCCCACACAAAGAGCCCCGGATCCCGTCTGGCGGCCAGAGTTTTAGATTGCCTGGCCGTAATAGTGGggattttcctgttttcataaTGCATGAGCCagacttaaatatttaaacctGAAACAGCATGCCCTTATTTAGCACAAGCTTAACGTCATCAAGAGTGAACTTAAAAATTCCAAAGAACACATcctgcatttcattatttaagctcCTGCGGTGGTGgcacactttaaaaataaacagttcgAGGGCCTGCCCAAAGCAGCACTCTGCCCCATATACTGTAGTGTGCAATTTCAGCCTGCTGTGCAAGTCATTCAGAGGTTCGGTGCGTCACTTGTGTATCAGGTTGAGGCTCCTGCGGCATTTGCGCAGGTGAGGTAGGTGGAATTCCAACTGAACGACGGGCAGAGTTTCTGCAGATTTGGCCAGGGATCCGTGAGATGCCAGTCACGTGGCGGCCTGGCACTAAGTGAGCCGCAGCAACAGGCAAAAGGAGAGGGACGAGGTCATCGATCGCAGATCAACCTCATCTGTTAAGTGGTTCAAGGGCAGAAGCATAACAGAGGGGCTTATTGGAGAATCACAGAAGGGCACGCAcccttacacacacgcacacgcacacacacacacacacacacacacacacacccgtacCTTCATGTCACAAGGACAAACATTACAGGCCTTGCTGGGCGTCGGAGTCTGGGCTGGGGCTTTGAGAGAGGCAGGTAGCCTCAGGCTTGCCCCGGAGTCAGGCCCACAGAAAGCCCAGCGTTAGGAGGCTTTGAACTGGGACGGAGACTCAGGGGGGATGGCTGGATGAAAgacagcaacccccccccacccccccaccccccaagccACCCCTGGGCCTAGCAGGAGACAGGAGGCCTTGCCGTCATTATGTCAGCGCTGAGACGGCTCGTTCTGCCCCTGCTTCCCTCCGGCACGCACGGCTTCTCTGGCGCTAATGAGAAATAATGGAGCGTGACGATTTTACCAGCTGACCGCGCACGCGGCGCTTAGAACCCACCTTCGCAGACAGCCGAAGCCCTCCAGTTCTGCTTGGGAAGCGCAGTATATAAATCTATCTCCAGCGGGTTTGGCCAGCTCTCCTCAAACCTCCAGCACTCTCAGGATTGAGAAATGCACTGTGGCTGA
It contains:
- the LOC118779089 gene encoding amphoterin-induced protein 1-like yields the protein MATTMPAPFSAGERPLSLPRVPTGALLRGVLRFLSLALLLPWVAGSTLNCHKTCICASNIVSCSKMNLTSIPTSLPNYTAVLDLSYNSISRLRAEWTTVKMGKLHNLLLSHNGMNFISSEAFLYVTQLRYLDLSSNSLRQLDEFIFEPLKDLEVLLLYNNHISQIDRSAFSGLGNLQKLYLSQNQVSRFPLELVKEKTRLKNLSLLDVSSNRVKVLPVQELKVLPAWIKNGLYFHNNPFACDCELYNMLAHWHIRRLSSAVDFKDDYTCVLPGPQKTTVPVFDLNGGYMNCSTVKAADEETYLDQMLVLSCDTRHRDMHKTWVMPGNVLVGPGINRSAVVLADGSLEISKVRAEDSGVYTCFAVSEVFNETLYVTVKVNNFTLSGGGETLNTAYTTLVGCLASVILVLIYLYLTPCRCFCCPGHSKAKSQQEDSIHSSVLSATPTHEDLATKAGLSRHVAFIDPKDLQGQNGKLNPDGEEDHQRDQEGRRERGQRKKSDADSISSVCSDTPIVV